The sequence CACCCAAGGCAAAGTTCTGACGGATTTTGAAAATGGGAAACAGGATGAGATCAAGGTCGTACGTATCCATCCTCTCACCGGAAACATCATTGTCGGCGGCGCGGCGATCATCAATGCAAGCACCTCCAAGCCCGTTGTCGCAAGGTACCTCAGCAGCGGTAGCTTGGATAGCACATTCAACTCCAATGGAATTCGATTGATGTGGATCACAAGTCTGGACTACCAATATCTTTTTTCCGTGGAGGACCTTGTGGTGCAAGCAAATGGAAAAATCAGTGCAACCGGCTGGCGCGATTTTACTGGGCTACCATGGGATTCTGATTTTTGGGCCGCAAGGATCAACAGTGACGGCTCGATGGACAATACCTTTTCCGGTGATGGTGTGAGTGTCTACAACGGCAGCTTTAACGGGTATGACAAAGGGTATGCACTCTTGCTGCGCTCCAACAACAATATTCTCATCGCTGGAGGTGGCTACGAAACCACGCTCTATTATGACTTTGCAACGTTTGAGTTGAATGCTGATGGCAGCACAGCCCCTTGGTATGCCATCCAAGATTTTGGCGAAACACTCGACGACATTGCCTACGGTATGCTGGAGGACAACAATGGCCGGTTTGTTCTCGGCGGTTCGTCAGGATCCAATACTAACAAGACTTTTGCGCTCACTCGATTGCAGGCAAATGCGGCCTTGGACAATTCGTTTGGCACAAACTCCAAGGTCACGACTACATTTGGCAGCAACATGCTTCAAGAGTGTTTTGACATTGGCCTTCAAAACGACAACAAGATCGTAGCTGCGGGATATGCCGGCAATGACTTCGCGGTTGCCCGTTACCTGGGCGATGCCGTCCCGCAACTGGACGATTTTAATTTGATCTCCCCTTTCAACAATGCCATCAACCAAAATTTTGCCAGTCTTAATCTGGATTGGTCGAATGCCTTTGGTGCAACTTCGTATGAAGTGGAAATTGATTCCAGCCTCGGATTTTCCACTGGACCACAAACTTTTACCGTTTCCAATTCTGCAAAAACCCTCACGAATCTTGTACCATTGACCGATTATTATTGGCATGTACGGGCCACGGATGGCAGCAATTGGGGACAATGGAGCGGTGTTTGGAAGTTCACGACCAAAACCGACGCGGTGGGTATAGCAAATACGATCGACCGGGATGCGTTTGCTGTATTTCCGAATCCCACCCACGATATCGTGACCATCCAATCGCCCATCAGTCTCAGTGGCAAGGAATTCAGGTTGGAGGACATAGCTGGAAGGCTTGTATTGAAGGGCGTTTTCAGGGGAGTGTCACCCTCGATTTCGCTGGTCAGCTTGCCCCGGGGGATTTATTTTTTGCGCGTCGGAATGGTCGACGGGATGGCTTGGAAAATTGTAAAGGAATAGGGAGGATTCTGGCTGATTTGGGGTCGCACCGCCTCTCTTTTGCAATTTTACAAACGGAAGCACCTGCTACCAGGTGGGTCGATTCCGCAGTCGCCCCCCCCTCACCTCTCCTCAATGCGGTAAACCACAAAATACCGGTACCGGTCCTCGTCAAATGGCACCATTGACGCAACGGTCTCAATCCAATGTATGCGGTATTTTTGTCCCGGCACAAGTTTGTCCAGGAGCTCGTTGGGGATGTGGCGCTCAACAAGGAACATCATCTGTTCCTGAGGATGGGGTTCCTCCAGATGGCCATAAAAATTGAACGGCTCTCCGTCGATTTCTTCAAAGATCAATTCGATGGACCCGCTGCCGAAATTCCCGGCAAGTTCTACGCCATCTGGAACGATGACGCCTTTGGATGGCTTGGAAAGCTTGTAGAGCAATTCTTTTTGAACCAGAAAGGTTTCTGGCAGCGGAAATTGCTGGCCAAGTAGCGAGTCTTCCCTCGAAAGCTGGGCGGCCTGAACCGTCTGATGCTTTTTGGATGGACTCGGATGGCAGGATGCGAAAAATCCCATTGCCAACAACAGGAAAAAGTAGCCAAAGCCCCGAAGTTGGCCCCGCAGGGAACCACAGGCAAACAAGATTTGGAACATGCTCACTGTTATTTGACAGGATCAAGCACATAACTTCTGTCCCAGACGTCTTGGGACTCAGAGGTAAATGTGGCAAAGGTATATTTGGTGTACTTTTTACCGGACTTTTCTATCTCCACCGGTGCAGTGACCTGCGAAGGACGGTACTCCCAGTGATGCCCCTCTTTGAATCCTTGGTAGGTCCGCACAAACCCATACTTGTAGGCATTGCGCTCCATCCACCAGTTGATTCCGCCTACGGCGGTGTCACCTTTGTTGTTCAGGTCTACTGCGATCCCCCGTTGGTGGGTGCTGTACCCCACTGGGTTTGCTTTGTATCCGGCATTGATCATATCGATCTGATAATCCCAATCCCTGAAACCGGTATTCAGTTGCAGGTCCTGCCCTGCCGCATTCGCAGCATCCAACATTCCTTTGAGGCCCGGCCAGATCTCTTTGACTACATGTTCGATATTGCCTTTGGAGTCCACGATCTCGATCACGTCGTCATTCCCCGTAAACTTGGCTGTCCCCTCGGTGTCCTTGCCCTTCGCGCGGTCGTAGCGCCCGTCGGGGATGACTTGGTTCCACATGCCATTTTTTCCCTTCAGGTCTGTATGGAAGCCATGGGTCAGGTTCAGCAGATTGGTATGCCCGAGCGATGCGCCCTTTGCGTACTTGTCTGATCCCTCCGATTTTGTTGCCTCGAAGACCTCCACGTAGGTTCCCGTCGTTTTTGCATCCTGCGGGCCAATGACCACGTGCTTGCCCAAGGCGAGCGTACCCGTTGCCGGAATGTAGGAAGGCACGGCATCGCGAATGTTCGCGTCGGCAACAGTGATCTTTCTCTTGTTGGGATTCGCCTTGTCGTGGGCCTTGGTGCTGTAGTTTCCCGTGGAGGTATAGACAGTTTCGCTCCCGAATGTCACCTTTGCGAGGCTGTGCGGCGCATTGTCCAAGTAATACCCCGAAAAAGTTTCCTCTACCGTGATTTCGGTATTGATCGGAATCACGCTGTTGTCTGCGCGGGTAGGATAGCGATTGCCGGATTGGAGAATCACAGCATTTTCGACCGCCACCGTATAATGCGAGGGATCGGTGGAAAGTGGCTTCACGGCTGCCATTACCCCGACCGATTCATTTTTGAGCCCGCCTTTGATGTTGCTCACAGCCGTCCAGCCAAAACCGACGCAATGGGCATAAAGCAAAGTATCCTGACCGGTCGTAGAGGTTGATTTCTGGATAAATACGTCATCGATATCGACCTTCGTGCCGTTTGGAATCGTTTTGTCCTTCCCGACAAATGATTCATCAGGGACTTCCTTGTCGCCCTCCTTCTTCTTGGGAAGGTCGGCATCGCCCTTTTTGTATTTGATCGCGGCCCAAGAGGCGTTCTTGTCGCGGATGACCGCTGCAGGATCGGCAATTTCGAACTTTCCCTCGCTGTAAGACGTGCTGTCAGGATCGTTCTCGCTTGCGAGTTGTGCAACTGCGCCAGCCTTCAACTGAAACGCAGGAGGCGCCATCGTTACACCGCCTTCGCTGGAAAACTGCGCGTTCTCTTTTTTGGGTTCTGTCGCGTGCGTAGGGGAATCAGCCATAAATGCATTCATTTCGTCCGAACAGAAGCGTCCTGACTTTGGTAGTAGCAATGTAAGGGAAATTTGTCATCCAACATAGGGGAATCACAACAAAATGTTGTATTTTAGACTAGAATGAAAGCATCTTTCCCCATTACCCTCCTGCTTTTTGCTTGTGTGAACCTCTTCGGTCAAAATTGGCGCCCGATCACCTTGGGCGAAACGCATCATTTTCGCTCTGATACTGCCCAGCATTTCCCGGACCGGAGTATCCGTGTGGATTCCGTGGCGGGTGGAACGGTGGATTCGGTGTATTTCCTGACCCAATACCTCGAATTGCTCAGCTTCGACACGGCCGCCATGAATCGGCCGGGGTTTTGTCAGCATCGTTTGCACATTCGTCCCAATGGATGGTACCAATTTGAGGGCCCGGGCAACCTCGCGGTCCATGCGACGGCGAGTTTGAATGCTACTTGGCTGTTGGACAGCATTCAAGGCCTCAGTGGCACGGTGGAGGCAATTTGGCAGGGAACTGTGTTGGGGCAGACGGATTCGCTGAAACGTGTTCGCATTACAGGTGGCGATTCGTTGATCCTCTCCAAGAACCATGGCATCGTCGAATGGCCCGCTGCTTTGGGTTCGGGGCATTTCCAATTGGTCGGTTTGCAGGAGCAGCAGTTGGGGGAGCGGTATCCGACCTTCGACGAATGGTTTCCCTACCAAGTCGGGCAGCAATTTTTCTGGGAATCTTATTACCACGTCTTTGATGGCACGAGCAATGTGTTTTATGGCCATTACAAGATGCTGGTAGACAACGTCGTCCATGATGCAAATGGGGTCCTCGTGACTTTTTCCGGCATGTACGAATACGGTGGTCAAACCAACAACGGCCCCATCTATTGGTCTCCCGTGTACCCATTCAATTCCAATACTTTTTCCATGCGCAAGACGGGAAATACGGCCTTCACGCACTTGCACAAGGAGGCATGGTCGCAGCCGGATTCGATTTTGGTCTATCTGCCCACAGACTTGATGGATTTCAGGTGGGTCGATCTTTGTCCCCAATACCTGACACAAAACTCCAAGGCCCTTTA comes from Bacteroidota bacterium and encodes:
- a CDS encoding T9SS type A sorting domain-containing protein, with product MKLAPFFILLLFASVIYAQPAGSLDPSFGVAGKVTVSFTSGQDKAYGVAIQADGKILVAGYASSNITGKDFACLRLKENGTRDSTFGIAGLVTIDVQLGSEDIAYGIALQADGKIVLAGYSDDGSDKDAAIVRLLDDGSIDVTFGTQGKVLTDFENGKQDEIKVVRIHPLTGNIIVGGAAIINASTSKPVVARYLSSGSLDSTFNSNGIRLMWITSLDYQYLFSVEDLVVQANGKISATGWRDFTGLPWDSDFWAARINSDGSMDNTFSGDGVSVYNGSFNGYDKGYALLLRSNNNILIAGGGYETTLYYDFATFELNADGSTAPWYAIQDFGETLDDIAYGMLEDNNGRFVLGGSSGSNTNKTFALTRLQANAALDNSFGTNSKVTTTFGSNMLQECFDIGLQNDNKIVAAGYAGNDFAVARYLGDAVPQLDDFNLISPFNNAINQNFASLNLDWSNAFGATSYEVEIDSSLGFSTGPQTFTVSNSAKTLTNLVPLTDYYWHVRATDGSNWGQWSGVWKFTTKTDAVGIANTIDRDAFAVFPNPTHDIVTIQSPISLSGKEFRLEDIAGRLVLKGVFRGVSPSISLVSLPRGIYFLRVGMVDGMAWKIVKE
- a CDS encoding D-alanyl-D-alanine carboxypeptidase family protein, giving the protein MNAFMADSPTHATEPKKENAQFSSEGGVTMAPPAFQLKAGAVAQLASENDPDSTSYSEGKFEIADPAAVIRDKNASWAAIKYKKGDADLPKKKEGDKEVPDESFVGKDKTIPNGTKVDIDDVFIQKSTSTTGQDTLLYAHCVGFGWTAVSNIKGGLKNESVGVMAAVKPLSTDPSHYTVAVENAVILQSGNRYPTRADNSVIPINTEITVEETFSGYYLDNAPHSLAKVTFGSETVYTSTGNYSTKAHDKANPNKRKITVADANIRDAVPSYIPATGTLALGKHVVIGPQDAKTTGTYVEVFEATKSEGSDKYAKGASLGHTNLLNLTHGFHTDLKGKNGMWNQVIPDGRYDRAKGKDTEGTAKFTGNDDVIEIVDSKGNIEHVVKEIWPGLKGMLDAANAAGQDLQLNTGFRDWDYQIDMINAGYKANPVGYSTHQRGIAVDLNNKGDTAVGGINWWMERNAYKYGFVRTYQGFKEGHHWEYRPSQVTAPVEIEKSGKKYTKYTFATFTSESQDVWDRSYVLDPVK